TGTATGAAAACAAATGGGAACTCTTGCACAAGCATTTGTTaaacatgaagaaaaggaggaaaaaacaAGGGTGGATAAATGGAGAGATGCTTTGAGACAAGTGGGCAACCTCGCCGGATGGCATTTAAAGGATACTAGGTAATTTATCTCGACatatttgtttcatttaaatattcaaatgacccactttttatatataactttatttgAAACTTCAAGCAAATCTATATACATGTTTCATTGtacttctttcaattttttcctaagcgGATCAATGTACATGTTTTTGTTTCAGTCaacaaaattgaacttcaaacATGAATCGTATTTTTTTGTCTAACTCATGTCCTACTTTTTTAATTGCAGACCTGAGTCACTAGATATCCAAGAAATAGTAGAATGGATATCGCTCAACTTGAAATATGATGCATTCCCATATATTACCAAAGACCTAGAAGGAATATACTCTCGACTAGTGGAATTGGAGTCATGCTTAGCTCTAGGTCCAAAAGATGTCCGTTTTATAGGGATTTGGGCGATGGGAGGGATGGGTAAGACAACTCTTGCTAGAGTTGTTTATCATATGGTTTCTAAAGAATTTGAAACTCGTGGTTTTATTGAGGATGTTAgggaaaagtttgaaaaatatggTCTTGTTCCACTACAACAGAAAATTATTGATGaagttttgaaggaaaagaatttgaaaatagaAGAGGAGTATGATGGAGTTCTTAAGATCAAGAATAGGTTATGTCGTAAAAggattcttcttgttcttgatgaCATAGATAAGATGAAACAGTTAAAAATGTTAGCTGGGGAGCATGATTGGTTTGGTTCTGGTAGTAGAATTATCATAACAACAAGAGATGCGCATTTGTTGGAGGCACATCAAGTAGATGAAATATATGAAGTTAAAGGATTGAATGATGAAAATGCTCTCCAACTTTTTTCCTCGAAAGCCTTTAAAAAAAAGCATGTCCTTGATGATTATAGAGAGTTGTCTAACCAATTTTTGAATTATGCTGCTGGCCTTCCTTTAGCTCGAGGTTTTGGGTTcctttttatttggaaaaagttTTGTTGAATGGACAATTGCATTAGAGAGACTCCAAGAATTTCCAGATGAAGCAATTCTCGAAGtacttaaaataagttttaatagactccaaaaaccacaaaaggaaatattcttgcatattgcatgtttttttaataatcagaAGAAAGATTATGTATTAGAAATACTAGATATTCTTGGCCTTTACCCTATTATTGGATTGAAGGAACTCACTGATAAGTCTCTTTGAAAATTATGGATAATGATATAGTGTGGATGCATGACTTACTTGAAGAAATGGGTAGGAACATAGTTCGCCAAGAGTGCCTTGATGATCCTGGGAAGCGTAGTAGATTGTGGGATTACGAGGACATTGAcaaagtgttaaaaaaaaataaggtaaGGTTATTTAGAGAATTTGAGCTCATTCCCTACCTTTATGTTTGacaatttggaacttgaattttaatGCTAATAATCAATTTTGCAATTCACTAATTACTTCTTGATTATTAGGGGACAGAAGCACTTAAAGCCATGGATATTGTGAGTACTTATAATGAACAGCAAGTTGTATGTTGGAACCCTGAGGCCTTTTTGAAGATGGACAATCTTAAATTTCTTAGAATTTATGGTATTCTTCACGTCCCCACACACCTTCCTAATGATTTAAGAATTCTTGATTGGATTTTGTATCCATCAAAATATTTGCAATCAAGTTTCCAGCTAGTTGAGCTTATTCAACTTTGTTTGCAACAAAGCAAAAT
The sequence above is drawn from the Quercus robur chromosome 7, dhQueRobu3.1, whole genome shotgun sequence genome and encodes:
- the LOC126693566 gene encoding disease resistance protein RUN1-like isoform X6, which gives rise to MGTLAQAFVKHEEKEEKTRVDKWRDALRQVGNLAGWHLKDTRPESLDIQEIVEWISLNLKYDAFPYITKDLEGIYSRLVELESCLALGPKDVRFIGIWAMGGMGKTTLARVVYHMVSKEFETRGFIEDVREKFEKYGLVPLQQKIIDEVLKEKNLKIEEEYDGVLKIKNRLCRKRILLVLDDIDKMKQLKMLAGEHDWFGSGSRIIITTRDAHLLEAHQVDEIYEVKGLNDENALQLFSSKAFKKKHVLDDYRELSNQFLNYAAGLPLARGFGFLFIWKKFC